Proteins encoded in a region of the Anopheles aquasalis chromosome 2, idAnoAquaMG_Q_19, whole genome shotgun sequence genome:
- the LOC126572257 gene encoding putative leucine-rich repeat-containing protein DDB_G0290503 isoform X1: MKRLSVWVLLGLALFTLSTTGLLVKAETPSEYECRPYIEKAIQELKTESAEAPVEDVSQEDPIDVTSQEEEVNTAAEELSTEETDTATDDASDAITPSEEVQEQLFADDDDEATADSEPQEDDLASEATTVSEEEAPLSEEENADAEGAASEEIEVEASEENDETEEPAEASEKSANQVLEDSAGEDEDDENDAEDDDNDDDDDENQENAVDEATESTEQEEIDSQEQPSSVEEAAEEGEDDQDASNTPSVEYVSDENEDNDVEDVVDSKEDAQEQVENVDDDDSDDNDDNDENNQVEDSDDDNDDEEAKAASGSYDDREQLDIRESEENTEQSEENVKDSDSVPEVASNENEETPTTSNENDENEDEATASEETEDTIDSTENNVEENNEDDQDDDEDDEEKATSGENEDEENDDEVSEEAAAESEEQVSEEPTVTSEEEAVPESSEDEATLAEPSEEAEQHPADVSDEEDTESTEATVEAGEQSTEQEEVSEEEVVKQESEETAEKVEEIDTVSDETAPGVKDESFPEEDLLLEYEIPTNLRDTSHVYELLNINDDASEREKALQETADVILRDLKRIYDNSIKPLETLYKYRDLSNRHFGDPEIFSKPLVLLMGPWSGGKSTILNYLTHNEYTPNSVRTGAEPSPAYFNILMHGERPEVLDGTQLAADWTFSGLQKFGQGLLDRLRGQKLPNKLLERVNIVEIPGILEVRKQVSKYFPFNDACQWFIDRADIIFLVYDPSKLDVGPETEAILDQLKGREYQTRILLNKADQVKPEELLRVQSALIWNISPLMSSAQPPVMYTVSLWSNPYEVGAPVRLLQAQERTLLLDLGQAIEKRIENKIASARRFAVRVRNHAKMVDCYLTTYYNHKTLFGNKKQISEKIIASPQDYHIYEGLSTLTNISRYDLPDPEVYRDFFHLNPLYEFKKLSETCTYFRGCPINKLDVAIAYELPELVGKYKKMSQAALTKLDALTSTSDFAKGKSTS; the protein is encoded by the exons atgaaacgacTATCAGTCTGGGTCCTTTTGGGCCTTGCACTGTTCACTCTTAGTACGACCG GTTTGCTAGTGAAAGCAGAAACACCGAGCGAGTATGAATGCAGACCATATATCGAGAAGGCAATTCAGGAACTCAAAACTGAATCAG CTGAAGCACCGGTAGAAGACGTCAGCCAGGAGGATCCGATTGATGTTACAAGTCAAGAGGAAGAGGTCAACACGGCTGCCGAGGAGCTAAGTACCGAAGAAACGGACACTGCTACGGACGATGCATCGGATGCAATTACTCCCTCGGAAGAGGTGCAGGAACAGctgtttgctgatgatgatgacgaggccACTGCGGACTCCGAGCCGCAGGAGGATGACTTAGCATCCGAGGCAACAACTGTCTCTGAGGAGGAAGCTCCATTATCCGAAGAGGAAAACGCCGATGCGGAGGGCGCTGCATCGGAAGAAATTGAGGTAGAAGCTTCCgaggaaaacgatgaaaccGAGGAACCTGCAGAAGCTTccgaaaaatcggcaaatcagGTGTTGGAGGACAGCGCGggcgaggacgaagacgatgagAATGACgctgaggatgatgataacgatgatgatgatgacgagaacCAGGAAAACGCCGTTGATGAGGCTACCGAATCAACCGAGCAAGAAGAAATCGACAGCCAGGAGCAGCCTAGCAGCGTCGAAGAGGCAGCGGAAGAAGGCGAAGATGATCAG GATGCTTCAAACACTCCAAGTGTCGAATATGTTTCCGATGAGAATGAAGACAATGATGTCGAAGATGTAGTAGACAGTAAGGAAGATGCTCAAGAACAAGTAGAAaatgtggatgatgatgatagtgatgataatgatgacaaCGATGAAAATAACCAGGTAGAAGACTCggatgatgacaatgatgatgaggaggcaAAAGCTGCTAGTGGCAGCTACGATGATCGTGAGCAATTAGATATTCGCGAAAGCGAGGAGAATACAGAACAATCCGAAGAGAATGTAAAGGACTCAGATTCGGTACCTGAAGTTGCTAGCAATGAGAATGAAGAAACACCAACTACcagtaatgaaaatgatgaaaatgaggATGAAGCAACGGCCAGTGAAGAAACTGAAGATACAATTGATTCTACCGAGAATAACGTTGAGGAGAATAACGAAGATgatcaggatgatgatgaagatgatgaggagAAAGCAACTAGCGGCGAG aatgaagatgaggaaaatgatgatgaagtatccgaggaagctgctgcagaGAGCGAGGAACAGGTTTCAGAAGAGCCAACCGTTACTAGTGAAGAGGAAGCTGTTCCTGAAAGCAGCGAAGATGAAGCAACGCTTGCGGAGCCATCGGAAGAAGCTGAACAACATCCTGCTGATGTCAGCGACGAAGAGGACACCGAGAGCACCGAAGCGACAGTTGAGGCCGGCGAACAATCGACAGAACAGGAGGAGGTTTCTGAAGAGGAAGTCGTAAAGCAGGAATCCGAAGAGACTGCAGAAAAAGTAGAGGAAATCGATACGGTTTCCGATGAAACTGCACCGGGCGTTAAGGATGAGTCTTTCCCCGAAGAAGACCTTCTACTG GAGTATGAAATTCCAACGAACCTTAGAGATACCTCGCACGTCTACGAGCTGCTGAACATCAATGACGACGCATCGGAAAGGGAGAAAGCGTTGCAAGAAACGGCGGACGTGATCTTACGTGATCTTAAGCGTATTTACGACAATTCGATCAAGCCCCTTGAAACCCTCTACAAGTACCGGGATCTTAGTAATCGACACTTTGGTGATCCGGAGATTTTCTCCAAGCCACTGGTGCTTTTAATGGGCCCTTGGAGTGGAGGCAAATCGACCATTTTGAACTATTTGACTCACAACGAGTACACTCCGAATTCGGTGCGAACGG GTGCTGAACCATCGCCAGCGTACTTTAACATTCTGATGCACGGGGAGCGACCGGAGGTGTTGGACGGAACACAGTTGGCCGCTGATTGGACGTTTTCGGGATTGCAAAAGTTCGGACAGGGTCTGCTTGACAGGCTCCGTGGTCAAAAGCTACCGAACAAACTGTTAGAGCGG GTTAACATTGTGGAAATTCCTGGCATTTTGGAGGTTCGCAAACAGGTGTCCAAGTATTTCCCATTCAACGATGCGTGTCAGTGGTTCATCGATCGCGCCGACATCATCTTTTTGGTGTATGATCCATCGAAACTGGATGTTGGACCGGAAACCGAGGCAATCCTGGATCAGCTCAAGGGACGAGAATATCAG ACACGAATCCTGCTAAATAAGGCCGATCAGGTGAAACCCGAGGAACTGTTAAGAGTACAGAGTGCGTTGATCTGGAACATCTCGCCACTGATGTCCTCTGCACAGCCGCCGGTCATGTACACTGTATCACTGTGGTCCAACCCCTATGAAGTTGGAGCCCCTGTCCGTCTGCTACAGGCACAGGAACGTACGCTCCTGCTGGATTTGGGTCAGGCGATCgagaaaagaatcgaaaacaaaatcgCCAGCGCTCGTCGGTTTGCG GTGCGTGTTCGCAATCATGCTAAAATGGTGGACTGCTATCTGACCACCTATTACAACCACAAAACGCTGTTCGGTAACAAGAAACAGATTTCGGAGAAGATCATTGCCAGCCCGCAGGATTACCATATCTACGAGGGCCTGTCCACCCTTACCAATATCTCGAGATACGATCTACCAGATCCGGAAGTGTATCGCGATTTCTTCCATCTGAATCCGTTGTACGAGTTCAAGAAGTTATCGGAAACATGCACCTATTTCCGTGGCTGTCCAATCAACAAGCTGGACGTCGCCATTGCCTACGAGCTTCCTGAGCTGGTCGGCAAGTACAAGAAGATGTCCCAAGCTGCCCTCACCAAGCTGGATGCACTCACATCAACGTCCGATTTTGCCAAAGGGAAATCGACTAGTTGA
- the LOC126572257 gene encoding sarcalumenin isoform X2, with protein MKRLSVWVLLGLALFTLSTTGLLVKAETPSEYECRPYIEKAIQELKTESAEAPVEDVSQEDPIDVTSQEEEVNTAAEELSTEETDTATDDASDAITPSEEVQEQLFADDDDEATADSEPQEDDLASEATTVSEEEAPLSEEENADAEGAASEEIEVEASEENDETEEPAEASEKSANQVLEDSAGEDEDDENDAEDDDNDDDDDENQENAVDEATESTEQEEIDSQEQPSSVEEAAEEGEDDQNEDEENDDEVSEEAAAESEEQVSEEPTVTSEEEAVPESSEDEATLAEPSEEAEQHPADVSDEEDTESTEATVEAGEQSTEQEEVSEEEVVKQESEETAEKVEEIDTVSDETAPGVKDESFPEEDLLLEYEIPTNLRDTSHVYELLNINDDASEREKALQETADVILRDLKRIYDNSIKPLETLYKYRDLSNRHFGDPEIFSKPLVLLMGPWSGGKSTILNYLTHNEYTPNSVRTGAEPSPAYFNILMHGERPEVLDGTQLAADWTFSGLQKFGQGLLDRLRGQKLPNKLLERVNIVEIPGILEVRKQVSKYFPFNDACQWFIDRADIIFLVYDPSKLDVGPETEAILDQLKGREYQTRILLNKADQVKPEELLRVQSALIWNISPLMSSAQPPVMYTVSLWSNPYEVGAPVRLLQAQERTLLLDLGQAIEKRIENKIASARRFAVRVRNHAKMVDCYLTTYYNHKTLFGNKKQISEKIIASPQDYHIYEGLSTLTNISRYDLPDPEVYRDFFHLNPLYEFKKLSETCTYFRGCPINKLDVAIAYELPELVGKYKKMSQAALTKLDALTSTSDFAKGKSTS; from the exons atgaaacgacTATCAGTCTGGGTCCTTTTGGGCCTTGCACTGTTCACTCTTAGTACGACCG GTTTGCTAGTGAAAGCAGAAACACCGAGCGAGTATGAATGCAGACCATATATCGAGAAGGCAATTCAGGAACTCAAAACTGAATCAG CTGAAGCACCGGTAGAAGACGTCAGCCAGGAGGATCCGATTGATGTTACAAGTCAAGAGGAAGAGGTCAACACGGCTGCCGAGGAGCTAAGTACCGAAGAAACGGACACTGCTACGGACGATGCATCGGATGCAATTACTCCCTCGGAAGAGGTGCAGGAACAGctgtttgctgatgatgatgacgaggccACTGCGGACTCCGAGCCGCAGGAGGATGACTTAGCATCCGAGGCAACAACTGTCTCTGAGGAGGAAGCTCCATTATCCGAAGAGGAAAACGCCGATGCGGAGGGCGCTGCATCGGAAGAAATTGAGGTAGAAGCTTCCgaggaaaacgatgaaaccGAGGAACCTGCAGAAGCTTccgaaaaatcggcaaatcagGTGTTGGAGGACAGCGCGggcgaggacgaagacgatgagAATGACgctgaggatgatgataacgatgatgatgatgacgagaacCAGGAAAACGCCGTTGATGAGGCTACCGAATCAACCGAGCAAGAAGAAATCGACAGCCAGGAGCAGCCTAGCAGCGTCGAAGAGGCAGCGGAAGAAGGCGAAGATGATCAG aatgaagatgaggaaaatgatgatgaagtatccgaggaagctgctgcagaGAGCGAGGAACAGGTTTCAGAAGAGCCAACCGTTACTAGTGAAGAGGAAGCTGTTCCTGAAAGCAGCGAAGATGAAGCAACGCTTGCGGAGCCATCGGAAGAAGCTGAACAACATCCTGCTGATGTCAGCGACGAAGAGGACACCGAGAGCACCGAAGCGACAGTTGAGGCCGGCGAACAATCGACAGAACAGGAGGAGGTTTCTGAAGAGGAAGTCGTAAAGCAGGAATCCGAAGAGACTGCAGAAAAAGTAGAGGAAATCGATACGGTTTCCGATGAAACTGCACCGGGCGTTAAGGATGAGTCTTTCCCCGAAGAAGACCTTCTACTG GAGTATGAAATTCCAACGAACCTTAGAGATACCTCGCACGTCTACGAGCTGCTGAACATCAATGACGACGCATCGGAAAGGGAGAAAGCGTTGCAAGAAACGGCGGACGTGATCTTACGTGATCTTAAGCGTATTTACGACAATTCGATCAAGCCCCTTGAAACCCTCTACAAGTACCGGGATCTTAGTAATCGACACTTTGGTGATCCGGAGATTTTCTCCAAGCCACTGGTGCTTTTAATGGGCCCTTGGAGTGGAGGCAAATCGACCATTTTGAACTATTTGACTCACAACGAGTACACTCCGAATTCGGTGCGAACGG GTGCTGAACCATCGCCAGCGTACTTTAACATTCTGATGCACGGGGAGCGACCGGAGGTGTTGGACGGAACACAGTTGGCCGCTGATTGGACGTTTTCGGGATTGCAAAAGTTCGGACAGGGTCTGCTTGACAGGCTCCGTGGTCAAAAGCTACCGAACAAACTGTTAGAGCGG GTTAACATTGTGGAAATTCCTGGCATTTTGGAGGTTCGCAAACAGGTGTCCAAGTATTTCCCATTCAACGATGCGTGTCAGTGGTTCATCGATCGCGCCGACATCATCTTTTTGGTGTATGATCCATCGAAACTGGATGTTGGACCGGAAACCGAGGCAATCCTGGATCAGCTCAAGGGACGAGAATATCAG ACACGAATCCTGCTAAATAAGGCCGATCAGGTGAAACCCGAGGAACTGTTAAGAGTACAGAGTGCGTTGATCTGGAACATCTCGCCACTGATGTCCTCTGCACAGCCGCCGGTCATGTACACTGTATCACTGTGGTCCAACCCCTATGAAGTTGGAGCCCCTGTCCGTCTGCTACAGGCACAGGAACGTACGCTCCTGCTGGATTTGGGTCAGGCGATCgagaaaagaatcgaaaacaaaatcgCCAGCGCTCGTCGGTTTGCG GTGCGTGTTCGCAATCATGCTAAAATGGTGGACTGCTATCTGACCACCTATTACAACCACAAAACGCTGTTCGGTAACAAGAAACAGATTTCGGAGAAGATCATTGCCAGCCCGCAGGATTACCATATCTACGAGGGCCTGTCCACCCTTACCAATATCTCGAGATACGATCTACCAGATCCGGAAGTGTATCGCGATTTCTTCCATCTGAATCCGTTGTACGAGTTCAAGAAGTTATCGGAAACATGCACCTATTTCCGTGGCTGTCCAATCAACAAGCTGGACGTCGCCATTGCCTACGAGCTTCCTGAGCTGGTCGGCAAGTACAAGAAGATGTCCCAAGCTGCCCTCACCAAGCTGGATGCACTCACATCAACGTCCGATTTTGCCAAAGGGAAATCGACTAGTTGA
- the LOC126572310 gene encoding protein Abitram — MEEPKDYWYEESSGIDRCKVPSIVNDFNANYPSIVDRFYTKLYHVPSNNPEESLQVLFHSNRICLIGLAKSHVAFQKGIRSVSYEVGKCDRSVNKVSGRKKSGGMILQADSTIALVTCQDDTVYKIRSCVQGKLVEVNERITADPELMKIEGEGFVAVVMPKIEHCETMKAKLLSYDAYQTIKLK; from the coding sequence ATGGAAGAACCAAAAGATTACTGGTACGAGGAGTCGTCCGGGATCGATCGTTGCAAAGTTCCCTCCATCGTGAACGACTTCAATGCAAACTATCCCAGCATAGTGGACCGTTTCTACACCAAACTGTATCACGTGCCAAGCAACAATCCAGAAGAATCGCTCCAAGTTCTATTTCACTCCAATAGAATATGCCTGATTGGGCTCGCAAAATCGCATGTCGCATTTCAGAAAGGCATCCGGAGTGTAAGTTATGAAGTGGGTAAATGTGATCGAAGCGTAAATAAGGTCTCTGGGCGCAAAAAGAGCGGCGGCATGATACTGCAGGCCGATTCCACTATTGCGCTGGTAACGTGCCAGGACGATACCGTTTACAAGATCCGCTCTTGCGTGCAGGGAAAACTCGTCGAAGTGAACGAGCGGATTACTGCTGATCCAGAGCTAATGAAGATCGAGGGGGAAGGGTTCGTTGCTGTCGTGATGCCCAAAATCGAACACTGTGAGACGATGAAAGCCAAGCTGTTATCTTATGATGCTTATCAAACTATAAAGTTGAAGTAA
- the LOC126572316 gene encoding COX assembly mitochondrial protein 2 homolog — protein sequence MHTDLSPHLHTLECNNIIEKLKKCHSENKFGKFLGLCNDLDRQMIVCLRNERKTRQKVNREKALEKQKRVQQLMKEQRE from the exons ATGCATACTGACCTCTCGCCGCACCTACATACGCTTGAGTGTAACAACATtatagaaaaattaaaaaagtgcCACTCCGAG AATAAATTCGGCAAATTTCTTGGCCTCTGCAACGATCTCGATCGCCAGATGATCGTGTGCTTGCGGAACGAGAGGAAAACCAGACAGAAAGTGAACCGGGAGAAGGCTCTAGAAAAGCAGAAACGCGTTCAGCAGCTGATGAAAGAGCAGCGGGAGTGA
- the LOC126572298 gene encoding mortality factor 4-like protein 1: MPPKLKFTEGEKVLCFHGPIIYEAKMLKSAIMKDKQVKYFVHYAGWNKNWDEWVPENRVLKYNEANCQRQREVSKQHSSIVRNKKNSAKAKKSESQTGSSTQSKDTDSRASTPSKEMSKEKEPTPSPAASSGSATAPSSNAANLSGSTTSLSSGRNRSSLKTGSIPNTAGTSSSSSSSSTSSTSSCSTVVAASLSAKESRSGESKEMGESKAKEETGGDLNGSRGKKRGRSDTNSSNVESEDQFMSKVEVKIKIPDELKPWLVDDWDAISRQNKLVDLPAKVTVQEIIDNYVQYKKQSKMTTATKETAVTDISNGIVEYFNVMLGSQLLYKFERPQYADIIQQHPGVPMAKIYGSFHLLRLFVKLGSMLAFTSLDEKSIQSLIAHIQDFLKYLVKNSSTLFNMQHYVNTSPEYHRKAQ; encoded by the exons ATGCCGCCAAAGTTGAAATTTACAGAAG GCGAGAAGGTGCTCTGCTTTCATGGCCCAATTATCTACGAGGCAAAGATGCTGAAGAGTGCCATCATGAAGGACAAACAGGTGAAATACTTTGTACACTATGCCGGCTGGAATAAAAA CTGGGACGAGTGGGTGCCCGAGAACCGCGTTCTGAAATACAACGAGGCGAATTGCCAGCGGCAGCGTGAGGTCTCGAAGCAGCATTCATCGATTGTCAGGAACAAGAAGAATAGTGCAAAGGCcaaaaaatcggaatcgcAAACTGGGTCCAGCACGCAGAGCAAGGACACTGACTCGCGCGCATCAACACCTTCGAAGGAGATGAGCAAAGAGAAAGAACCGACTCCATCTCCGGCCGCCAGCAGCGGTTCTGCGACGGCACCGTCGTCGAATGCGGCGAACCTTAGCGGAAGCACCACTTCATTGTCTTCCGGCAGAAACAGATCGTCTTTGAAGACGGGATCGATACCGAACACTGCGGGaacgtcctcgtcctcgagtTCATCTTCCACTTCCTCTACATCGTCCTGTTCCACAGTGGTTGCAGCATCTTTGAGCGCTAAAGAAAGTAGATCGGGCGAGAGTAAGGAAATGGGTGagtcgaaagcgaaagaggaaaCTGGCGGCGACTTAAATGGCTCTAGAGGCAAAAAGCGTGGTCGCAGCGATACCAACTCATCGAATGTTGAGTCGGAAGATCAATTCATGTCAAAGGTTGAGGTGAAGATCAAAATCCCCGACGAATTGAAGCCATGGCTGGTGGACGATTGGGATGCGATATCGCGGCAGAATAAGCTGGTGGATCTACCGGCAAAGGTGACGGTGCAGGAAATCATCGACAACTACGTGCAGtacaaaaagcaaagcaaaatgaCGACCGCTACGAAGGAGACGGCTGTTACCGATATTAGCAACGGTATTGTGGAGTACTTCAACGTCATGCTTGGCTCGCAGCTGCTCTACAAGTTTGAACGGCCTCAGTACGCGgacatcatccagcagcatccgggaGTGCCAATGGCTAAGATATACGGTTCCTTTCATTTGCTCAGACTCTTCGTCAAACTCGGTTCCATGCTTGCCTTCACCTCCCTAGACGAAAAGTCCATCCAATCGCTGATTGCGCACATACAGGATTTCCTCAAGTACTTGGTGAAAAACAGCAGCACGCTGTTCAACATGCAGCATTACGTTAATACCAGCCCTGAGTACCACCGAAAGGCTCAGTAA
- the LOC126572304 gene encoding Golgi SNAP receptor complex member 1: protein MATAEWDSLRKQARHLENDIDMKLIAFNKVGVGAASGGSSAAAGSTDTSPLLGDHVFETLSIEIEQMLDKLSNINEKMAELPASGTAVMHVLQRHREILHGYRQEYLKIQANHTTRIEREELLRGSGLGNSAIGSPSTSGLSRRDMYLKENTHLHNSSSLVNDQISIAMETKEHLSSQRQHLKRFQTRMHDISNRFPMISSLIQRINIRKRRESLILGAVIAVCTILLLLYAFN, encoded by the exons ATGGCTACCGCAGAATGGGACA GTTTACGAAAACAGGCGCGGCACTTGGAGAACGATATCGATATGAAGCTAATCGCGTTCAACAAGGTCGGagttggtgctgctagtgGAGGAAGCTCGGCTGCGGCCGGCTCCACGGACACGTCGCCGCTCCTGGGAGATCATGTTTTTGAAACCCTGTCCATAGAGATTGAACAGATGCTGGACAAGCTATCAAACATTAACGAGAAAATGGCAGAACTTCCGGCCAGCGGCACGGCAGTTATGCATGTACTGCAAAGGCACCGGGAGATATTGCAT GGATACCGACAGGAGTATCTGAAGATTCAAGCCAATCATACGACACGCATCGAACGGGAAGAGCTCTTGCGAGGCTCTGGTTTGGGGAATTCGGCCATAGGCTCTCCTTCTACGTCCGGGCTCAGTCGAAGGGACATGTACCTGAAGGAGAACACACATCTCCACAACTCGAGCTCCTTGGTGAATGACCAGATTAGTATAGCGATGGAGACGAAGGAACATTTGTCTTCGCAACGACAGCATTTGAAGCGCTTCCAAACGCGAATGCACGATATATCCAACAGATTCCCTATGATATCTAG TTTGATTCAACGCATCAATATTAGGAAGCGGAGAGAATCGCTCATCCTTGGTGCAGTAATAGCAGTTTGTACGATTCTATTGTTGTTATACGCATTTAATTGA
- the LOC126572308 gene encoding cyclin-dependent kinase inhibitor 1C-like gives MKLLVILVLPLALVYAASEKHLPSLSVLNQPQPNEHHPASLATKKEKRGIFGLGAYAPAAPIYGHGFAHHAHHLLPQADPLAPLAFAAPALPALAGPYLGAHAHTHTVVTKKVGIPIPAPYAVPVEKPYPVPVKVHVPVPVDRPFPVAVPKPYAVPVDRPYPVPVDRPYPVAVPHPVPVPVVKHVGYPVHTPVVVEKPVIAAVGPDPWANGRLW, from the exons ATGAAACTTTTG GTGATTTTGGTCCTACCCTTGGCATTGGTATATGCCGCTTCGGAGAAGCACTTACCGAGCCTCTCGGTATTGAATCAACCTCAACCGAACGAACATCATCCTGCATCGCTGGCCactaaaaaagagaaacgtgGGATCTTTGGTCTTGGAGCATATGCTCCGGCTGCTCCAATCTACGGGCACGGGTTTGCCCATCACGCACACCATCTGCTCCCGCAAGCGGATCCTTTGGCTCCACTAGCTTTTGCCGCTCCTGCATTGCCTGCCTTAGCCGGGCCTTACTTGGGTGCCCATGCTCATACGCACACGGTCGTAACGAAGAAGGTCGGAATCCCAATTCCTGCTCCATATGCCGTTCCTGTAGAAAAGCCGTACCCGGTACCGGTCAAA GTCCATGTGCCAGTTCCGGTAGATCGTCCTTTCCCAGTGGCCGTTCCGAAACCGTATGCCGTTCCAGTCGATCGCCCGTACCCAGTACCTGTTGATCGTCCGTATCCTGTTGCAGTACCGCACCCTGTGCCAGTTCCGGTTGTTAAACATGTTGGATACCCTGTGCATACTCCGGTCGTTGTAGAAAAACCCGTGATCGCAGCTGTTGGACCTGATCCTTGGGCAAATGGCCGGCTGTGGTAG